From Actinosynnema mirum DSM 43827, a single genomic window includes:
- a CDS encoding oxidoreductase yields the protein MAKWTEVDIPDQAGRTALVTGANSGLGLRTAEVLAAKGARVLLACRSGERGLAAVERVSRHGEAEFVRLDLGEPASVRAAAERVQELAGDGLDLLVNNAGLMAPPLARTADGFESQFGVNHLGHAALTWLLMPALRARAGARVVTVSSVAHRLGGLDLADPNFEVRRYAPWVGYGQSKLANLLFARELDRRLARSGADVTSVAAHPGVSRTELSSTMAKSHRNALVEWGGKITDAVSQTPAMGALPQLYAATAPLVTGGGYYGPDGFGGFRGHPAPARSTAAGRDDLVAARLWDLTAELTGVAPDPA from the coding sequence ATGGCCAAGTGGACCGAAGTCGACATCCCCGACCAGGCAGGGCGCACCGCGCTGGTGACCGGCGCGAACTCGGGCCTGGGCCTGCGCACCGCCGAGGTGCTGGCCGCCAAGGGCGCCAGGGTGCTGCTGGCCTGCCGCTCCGGGGAGCGCGGCCTGGCCGCCGTCGAGCGGGTCTCCCGGCACGGCGAGGCCGAGTTCGTGCGGCTGGACCTGGGCGAGCCGGCGTCGGTGCGCGCCGCCGCCGAGCGGGTCCAGGAGCTGGCGGGCGACGGGCTGGACCTGCTGGTCAACAACGCGGGCCTGATGGCCCCGCCGCTCGCCCGCACCGCCGACGGGTTCGAGTCGCAGTTCGGCGTCAACCACCTGGGGCACGCCGCGCTGACCTGGCTGCTGATGCCCGCGCTGCGGGCCCGCGCGGGCGCCCGCGTGGTGACCGTGTCGTCCGTGGCGCACCGGTTGGGCGGCCTGGACCTGGCCGACCCGAACTTCGAGGTGCGCCGCTACGCCCCGTGGGTCGGCTACGGCCAGTCCAAGCTCGCGAACCTGCTGTTCGCGCGGGAGCTGGACCGGCGGCTGGCGCGGTCCGGCGCGGACGTGACCTCCGTCGCTGCGCACCCCGGCGTCTCGCGGACCGAGCTCAGCTCGACCATGGCGAAGTCCCACCGGAACGCGCTGGTCGAGTGGGGCGGCAAGATCACCGACGCGGTGTCCCAGACCCCGGCCATGGGCGCGTTGCCGCAGCTCTACGCGGCCACCGCGCCGCTGGTGACCGGCGGCGGCTACTACGGCCCCGACGGGTTCGGCGGCTTCCGGGGCCACCCGGCGCCCGCGCGGTCGACGGCGGCGGGCCGCGACGACCTCGTGGCGGCCCGGTTGTGGGACCTGACGGCCGAGTTGACGGGCGTCGCGCCCGACCCCGCGTGA
- a CDS encoding LLM class F420-dependent oxidoreductase: MELRIFTEPQQGASYDDLLRVARAAEAAGYGAFFRSDHYLKMGPVDGLPGPTDPWITFAGLARDTTTIRLGTLMTAATFRYPGPLAISVAQVDQMSGGRVEFGLGAGWYEEEHTAYGIPFPSVRERFDRYAEQLEIITGLWATPVGEDYTFQGDHYRLIDAPALPKPAQERVPVLIGGKGAKRTPALAAKHATEFNLPFVDVEFAAKQFARVDQACRDVGRDPAEITRSAALVAAIGRDDAEVARRAAAIGRDVDELKANGLAGTPAEVVDRLGQWRERTGVSRIYLQLLDLADLDHLELAAAEIAPQLKG, from the coding sequence GTGGAACTCCGGATCTTCACCGAACCCCAGCAGGGCGCGAGCTACGACGACCTGCTCCGCGTCGCCCGCGCCGCCGAAGCCGCAGGGTACGGGGCGTTCTTCCGCTCCGACCACTACCTGAAGATGGGCCCGGTGGACGGCCTGCCCGGCCCCACCGACCCGTGGATCACCTTCGCCGGCCTGGCCCGCGACACCACGACCATCCGCCTCGGCACGCTCATGACCGCCGCCACCTTCCGCTACCCCGGCCCGCTGGCCATCAGCGTCGCCCAGGTCGACCAGATGTCCGGGGGCCGCGTCGAGTTCGGCCTCGGCGCCGGGTGGTACGAGGAGGAGCACACCGCCTACGGCATCCCGTTCCCGAGCGTGCGGGAGCGGTTCGACCGGTACGCCGAGCAGCTGGAGATCATCACCGGCCTGTGGGCCACCCCGGTCGGCGAGGACTACACCTTCCAGGGCGACCACTACCGGCTGATCGACGCCCCGGCGCTGCCCAAGCCCGCGCAGGAGCGGGTGCCGGTGCTGATCGGCGGCAAGGGCGCCAAGCGCACGCCCGCGCTGGCCGCCAAGCACGCCACCGAGTTCAACCTGCCGTTCGTGGACGTCGAGTTCGCGGCCAAGCAGTTCGCCCGCGTCGACCAGGCGTGCCGCGACGTCGGCCGCGACCCGGCGGAGATCACCCGCTCGGCGGCGCTGGTCGCGGCGATCGGCCGGGACGACGCGGAGGTCGCCCGCAGGGCCGCCGCGATCGGTCGCGACGTCGACGAGCTGAAGGCCAACGGCCTGGCGGGCACGCCCGCCGAGGTCGTGGACCGGCTCGGGCAGTGGCGGGAGCGCACCGGTGTCAGCCGGATCTACCTCCAGCTGCTCGACCTGGCCGACCTGGACCACCTGGAGCTGGCGGCGGCCGAGATCGCGCCGCAGCTGAAGGGCTGA
- the lipA gene encoding lipoyl synthase, whose product MTVVPEGRKLLRLEVRNSQTPIEKKPSWIKTRAKMGPEYRDLKGLVKREGLHTVCEEAGCPNIYECWEDREATFLIGGEQCTRRCDFCQIDTGKPADLDRDEPRRVAESVQAMGLRYSTVTGVARDDLADGGAWLYAETVRQIHALNPGTGVELLIPDFNAVPEQLAEVFDSRPEVLAHNLETVPRIFKRIRPAFRYERSLEVITRAREAGLVTKSNLILGMGETPEEVAEALRDLHAAGCEIITITQYLRPSPRHHPVERWVKPEEFLVHKETAEELGFSGVMAGPLVRSSYRAGRLYAQAVTKRGDTLPENLEHLLQAGDAAQEVSALLSAR is encoded by the coding sequence GTGACCGTCGTACCTGAGGGTCGGAAGCTGCTGCGGCTGGAAGTGCGCAACAGCCAGACGCCGATCGAGAAGAAGCCCTCGTGGATCAAGACCCGCGCGAAGATGGGCCCGGAGTACCGGGACCTGAAGGGTCTGGTCAAACGCGAGGGCCTGCACACGGTCTGCGAGGAGGCCGGGTGCCCCAACATCTACGAGTGCTGGGAAGACCGCGAGGCGACCTTCCTCATCGGCGGTGAGCAGTGCACCCGCCGGTGCGACTTCTGCCAGATCGACACCGGCAAGCCCGCCGACCTCGACCGCGACGAGCCCCGCCGGGTCGCCGAGTCCGTGCAGGCCATGGGCCTGCGCTACTCGACGGTCACGGGCGTGGCCCGCGACGACCTGGCCGACGGCGGCGCGTGGCTGTACGCGGAGACCGTGCGGCAGATCCACGCGCTGAACCCCGGCACCGGCGTCGAGCTGCTGATCCCGGACTTCAACGCGGTGCCCGAGCAGCTGGCCGAGGTGTTCGACTCCCGGCCCGAGGTGCTCGCGCACAACCTGGAGACCGTGCCGCGCATCTTCAAGCGCATCCGCCCGGCGTTCCGCTACGAGCGGTCCCTGGAGGTGATCACCCGCGCCCGCGAGGCCGGTCTGGTCACCAAGTCCAACCTGATCCTGGGCATGGGCGAGACCCCGGAGGAGGTCGCCGAGGCGCTGCGCGACCTGCACGCGGCGGGCTGCGAGATCATCACGATCACGCAGTACCTGCGGCCCTCCCCCCGGCACCACCCGGTCGAGCGCTGGGTGAAGCCGGAGGAGTTCCTGGTGCACAAGGAGACCGCCGAGGAGCTCGGCTTCAGCGGCGTCATGGCCGGGCCGCTGGTGCGCTCCTCCTACCGGGCCGGGCGGCTGTACGCCCAGGCCGTGACCAAGCGCGGCGACACCCTCCCGGAGAACCTGGAGCACCTCCTCCAGGCCGGTGACGCCGCGCAGGAGGTCAGCGCGCTGCTCTCGGCTCGCTGA
- a CDS encoding serine hydrolase → MPVTRRGLLRATGIAGAALLVGGRVGAGPRARGPWLDWLADNRERVAAVVDPGAGPALVHRPHAPQPLAAAITPLHLAAHELSGATGPVPAADWDRHHLGLDDGAHASALADLGITSTDGATADDPHHPVDLDDLASALVRRGDSAAADLLLHRLGEPALRAAAVRLGWPDAPVAGALDHRVRLVLGRDAPGHLTDPRVRLEVLGRLPQTPSTYEGLRPWARTTWHGSADGLGRAHRALATDPALPRCRAWLGAGREAPEGVLGVGLAGGALPGVLAVGGHARFADGRTGVVAVLLAEVPRERHAAAREFEDLVLGALLDGALLADLRAALA, encoded by the coding sequence GTGCCGGTCACCAGACGCGGTCTGCTGCGCGCCACCGGCATCGCCGGGGCCGCCCTGCTCGTGGGCGGGAGGGTGGGCGCCGGGCCGCGAGCGCGCGGCCCCTGGCTCGACTGGCTGGCCGACAACCGGGAGCGCGTGGCCGCCGTGGTCGACCCCGGCGCGGGCCCCGCCCTCGTGCACCGCCCGCACGCGCCGCAGCCGCTGGCCGCCGCGATCACCCCGCTGCACCTGGCCGCGCACGAGCTGTCGGGCGCGACCGGGCCGGTCCCGGCGGCCGACTGGGACCGCCACCACCTCGGCCTGGACGACGGCGCGCACGCGTCCGCCCTGGCCGACCTCGGCATCACCTCCACCGATGGCGCGACCGCCGACGACCCGCACCACCCGGTGGACCTGGACGACCTGGCGTCCGCGCTGGTCAGGCGGGGTGACAGCGCGGCGGCGGACCTGCTGCTGCACCGGCTGGGCGAGCCCGCGCTGCGGGCGGCGGCGGTCCGGCTGGGCTGGCCGGACGCCCCGGTGGCCGGCGCCCTGGACCACCGGGTGCGCCTGGTGCTGGGGCGGGACGCGCCGGGGCACCTGACCGACCCGAGGGTGCGGCTGGAGGTGCTGGGCAGGCTCCCGCAAACCCCGAGCACGTACGAGGGCCTGCGGCCGTGGGCGCGCACGACGTGGCACGGCAGCGCCGACGGCCTGGGCCGGGCGCACCGGGCGCTGGCGACCGATCCGGCGCTCCCCCGCTGCCGCGCCTGGCTGGGGGCCGGTCGGGAGGCCCCGGAGGGCGTGCTGGGCGTCGGCCTCGCGGGCGGCGCGCTGCCGGGCGTGCTCGCGGTGGGCGGGCACGCGCGCTTCGCGGACGGACGCACGGGCGTCGTGGCGGTCCTGCTGGCGGAGGTGCCGCGGGAGCGGCACGCGGCGGCGCGGGAGTTCGAGGACCTGGTCCTGGGCGCGCTGCTGGACGGCGCGCTGCTCGCCGACCTGCGCGCCGCGCTGGCCTGA
- the lipB gene encoding lipoyl(octanoyl) transferase LipB, with amino-acid sequence MSSTDSSCRAENTPFDVRELGTIEYQAAWDLQRELASARADGTATDTLLLLEHPPVYTCGRRTEADERPKGGDTPVIDVDRGGKITWHGPGQLVGYPIVGLAEPLDVVQYVRRVEQALIHVCDQLGVTTGRVEGRSGVWIAADGRGPERKVAAIGIRVQRGVTMHGFEINCNASLDAFADIIPCGIRDAGVASLSHELGRDVAVAEVLPLAKAAVIDALNGDLPLTDRTLARPEPSAPGITFAVQGA; translated from the coding sequence GTGAGCAGCACCGACTCCTCCTGCCGCGCCGAGAACACCCCCTTCGACGTGCGCGAACTGGGCACCATCGAGTACCAGGCCGCCTGGGACCTCCAGCGGGAGCTCGCCTCCGCCCGCGCGGACGGCACCGCCACCGACACCCTCCTGCTGCTGGAGCACCCCCCGGTGTACACCTGCGGCAGGCGGACGGAGGCCGACGAGCGCCCGAAGGGCGGCGACACCCCGGTCATCGACGTCGACCGCGGCGGCAAGATCACCTGGCACGGTCCCGGCCAGCTCGTCGGCTACCCGATCGTGGGGCTGGCCGAGCCGCTGGACGTGGTCCAGTACGTGCGGCGGGTCGAGCAGGCCCTGATCCACGTGTGCGACCAGCTCGGCGTGACCACCGGTCGGGTGGAGGGGCGCAGCGGCGTGTGGATCGCGGCCGACGGGCGCGGTCCGGAGCGCAAGGTCGCCGCGATCGGCATCCGGGTGCAGCGCGGCGTGACCATGCACGGGTTCGAGATCAACTGCAACGCCTCGCTGGACGCGTTCGCCGACATCATCCCGTGCGGCATCCGGGACGCGGGCGTCGCGTCGCTCTCGCACGAGCTGGGCCGGGACGTCGCGGTCGCCGAGGTGCTGCCGCTGGCGAAGGCCGCGGTGATCGACGCCCTGAACGGCGACCTGCCGCTGACCGACCGCACCCTGGCCCGCCCCGAGCCGTCCGCGCCGGGCATCACCTTCGCGGTGCAGGGCGCCTGA